The Gloeobacter morelensis MG652769 genome contains the following window.
GTCGCAGCCGGAGCCAGTCCGGTCGTGTAGACGAAGCTGCGCGCCCGGTTGCGCAGATAGTCGACGAGTTCAGCACTGCCGCAGACGTAGCCGCCCTGGCTTCCCAATGCCTTCGAGAGCGTTCCCATCTGCACCAGGGATCGGGTGAGGCCCAGTTGCTCGACTGCCCCGGCACCGGTAGGGCCGAGCACGCCGGTAGCGTGGGCTTCGTCCACCAGGAGCATGCACTCGTAGCGGCGGGCCAAACCCGCGATGCGGGCCAGATCGACTAGATCGCCGTCCATGCTAAAGACCGAGTCGGTGCAGATCAAGCAGCGGCGGTGGCGCTCGCGCTGCTCGATGAGCAAGCTTTCGAGGGCGCTGCAATCGCTGTGGGGGTAAAGCCGGTGGACAGCACCGCTCAGCTCGGCCCCCCCGCGCAGGCAGGCGTGGTTGTACTCGTCGCCTACCACCAGATCGCGCTTGCCCACCAGCGCCGGGATCGTCCCGAGATTGGCCAGATACCCCGACGAGAAGACCAGGCAATCATCGCAGCCTTTCCAGCCGGCCAGGGCGCGCTCCAACTCGCAGTGCACCTCGCGCTCACCACTGAGAAGCCGCGAGCCGGTCGCCCCGGCGCCGTAGAGCCGAACGGCCCGGCAAGCCGCCTCGATGAGCCGCGCATCGCCGCTGAGGCCCAGATAGTCGTTGCTTGCAAACTGAAGCACCGGCTTGCCGTCCACATCCATTTGCGGTCCGGCCAGACCATTGTGGGTTCGCATCGTCCGGTACCAGCCCACCCGATGCAAGCTCTCAAGATCCGCCCGGATCCATCCGTAAAGATCAGCCACGCTCCATTACCCCGACTTGCAGGTGTCCGGCGGCGGACGGCGGTTGGCTGGCACTTTCAAGCAAGGTGATTTCCGACTTAGAGTGCGAGAGCTTGACCACCCCGAAGTACCCGGTAACCACCATGGCACCCTCCCGACAGCCCGATTTGCACTCACCGCTCAAAAATCTACGGATCACCAGCCGCTTCGGCATGCGCGTACACCCCATCCGGCGGACCCGGCGGCTGCACAGGGGAATCGACCTGCGCGCCCCGACCGGAACCCCAGTGTACGCCGCCGCCGGTGGTGCGGTGGAAGCCGCCGGGCGGCAGGGCGGTTACGGCAATACCGTCCTCATCGATCACGGCGGCGGTTGGAAGACTCGCTACGCCCACCTCGACAGCATCGGCGTGCAGGCAGGGGCACCCGTCGAAGCGGGCAAGCCGATTGGCCACGCCGGAAACACTGGTCTATCGAAAGGCCCCCATCTCCACTTCGAACTGCTGCACAACGGCCGCCCGGTCGACCCGATGCCTTACTTGCAAGCCGCCATAAAGCCCGGCCGCGCCGCGTCGGTTGCCGCTGCAGCCAAGACGATTCTCGAACGCCGCGGGTACACCGACGCACAGGGCACACGTTCCTACCGTGGCCACACCTACAACTTCGACAAAGAGGGTTCCCGATTGACGGTGAGTGAGCCTGAGGGCCGGGGGGCGATTCTCGAAGTCGATGGCGGACGAGTGCTTACCGATCGGGTGACAGCCCGGGACGCGACTATCCTCGGCGAGGTCCGGCGTCGGCTGTTGGCACCACCCGCACCGGAGCGGCAGCCCGGCCGGGTGCCGCTCGCGGTTCCAGACCGCCCCCGACCACAAGCTCTGGAGCACCAGCCGGAGTGATTACCCGGCGGCCGTCGCCGGTTGCTCGCCGGGTTGCTCGGTCGCCGATTCTGCCGCTTCCATCGATTCGAGGGCGCGGCCGGTCGGCGAGGGAGTCAGGTGCGCCACTACCAGATCCGGGGTGTTGACAACCTCGATGCCGGGGGGCAAAACCAGATCTCTGACGTAGAGCATGTCGCCTACTTGCATGGTCGAAATATCAACCTCGATTGCCTCGGGCACCTCCGTGGGAGCAGTGTGGACGGTCAGTTGGGTGATTACCTTTTCGAGCAGACCGCCATCCACCTTGACACCCACCGCTTCGCCGGTAAACACCAGAGGCAAATCGAGGGTGATGCTGCCGTGGCCCGCGACCGCAAAAAAGCTCAAGTGCAGCAGTTTGCCGCCCACCGCGTCGTGCTGCACTTCGCGCAGAAGCACATCGCCCGACCAGCCCCGCTCCACCTTCAAAGGCAAAATGGTGTTGTTGATGGTGACACGCTTGAGCAGGTCTTCTGCGGTGCGTTGTTCAAGTTCCAACGCCAGCGACTGGGTTCCCCGATGACCGTAGAGGACCGCCGGAATGCGGCCTGCGCGGCGCATCGCCCGCGGCTGGGCGCCCGTGACCCGTTGTTTGAGCGTCAGTTGTATCGTCATGGGAAATTCCTTCAGGGACAGAGTTCTCTATGGTAATGGTTGCCTACTGCACGCGCTGTTCGCTTCCTCCCTAAGTTGCAAGTTCTGGCGATCTGTTGGTGCTATGGGGTAGGGGGTGCGATGGGCCGCACTTGATAGCCCTGCAACCTTTTCGCTACATTGGCTCTACCGAACAAGCGGGCCACCATGGAAACAGAAACAACCGCCACCGACGTTGAGAAACATTTAGAAATCATCGACAAAATGATTGATCTCAGATTGCGGCTGGCTGCCATCGAATCGGAAATCCAAGCGGTGCAACCGGAGTTTTACCTGGCCTGCGCCGCCATCAGCGACGACAAAATCGAGACTCCCCGGGCCACGATCAGCCGTCGCTTCACTGCCGGCCGCTGGGAATACAGCCCTCCCATCGTGCAAATGGAAGAAGATCTCAAGCGGCTCAAAAAAGACTTTCAGAAAAAGCACGAACCCACGGAGGGCCGCGAGGTGATCTGGGCGGTGCGGCTCACTGGCGGGGACGATCTGCGGAACTTTTGAGGGAAAAGGTGCCTACCCGCCGACCAGCCCCAGCCACTCACCCTGCACCTCTACCAGCAGACCATGGGCCAAAGGCGATGTGCGGGTGCGGTTGGGGGTGTTCAAGCAACCAAGGACAGCGGCGATATGCTCAAAACTGGGTTGCTTCCCCAGCTCCACGCTCAACCAACGGCGCACAGCCCGCCGTTGCAGTGCCAGCGGCAAAGCAGCCAGCGTATTCCTGTGCAGTCGTCCGTCCTGCACCAGACTGTGCCAGTGACCGTCGAGCAAGCTCTCGAGCAACTCCGACTCAGCGTGCAAAATTTCGCCGGTTCGGGCCAGGGTCTGCTCCACCATTGGATTGAAGTGCTCGCGCAGATACGGCATCAACTCCAGACGGATGCGGTTGCGGCGGAAAGTCACATTGGCGTTGCTCTCATCGATGCAGACCGGTAGGTCGTGGGCAAGACAAAATGCCCCGGTCTCAGCGCGGCTGATCCCCAATAGTGGCCTGACCAGCCGCACCCCCCCACCCAGGGACCGATCCCAATCGAGGCTGCCCAGACCGGCGCCGCCGCTGCCGCGCAGCAGATTGAACAAAACCGTCTCGGCCCGATCACTCAGCGTATGACCGGTCACCACCCGCTCCAGCGCCAGACCGCGGGCGATCTGCTCGAGCCAGCAGTAGCGCCAGGCGCGGGCCGCCGCCTCACCCGCAGGTGGGGTGCGGGCAATCCCCAGGTGAAATGGTACCCCCCAGACATTGCACAGGGCTGCCACCCGCCGGGCATCCCGCTCGGATCCGGGCCGCCAGCGGTGGTCGAGGTGACCGACGTGCAGACGCCAGCCGCGCTCAGGGACCAGATCCACCAGCAGCTTCAATAGACACAGTGAATCCTGACCGCCGGAGACCGCCACCAGCAAGCCGCGGCCCGGCGGCAGCAGGCCAAGAACCGGACGCAGGCGACTCCCCAGTGACAAGTCGCTAACCGCCGCCCACCACCGTCACAATCTCGAAGCGATCGCCGGGAGCGACGGTCGTTTTCTGCCAGTCCTGACGGTGCAGGATGTCGCCGTTGCGCTCGATGACCAGCAGCCGCGGTTCGAGGGCCAGTTGGGCGAGCATCGCGCTTATCGTTGTGCCGGGGGCGAACGTCCGCTGTTCACCGTTGACGCACACCGTTTCAACCACGGTTTAACCTCTCCAGAAACCAGGCGGTCGTGCGGCCCGGATCTTCTGCTGCCATGATCGCACGCACCACCGCGACGCGCTCGGCTCCAGCGGCAATCACCGCCTCCAGATTGCTCCGGTCGATGCCGCCAATGGCAAAACCCGGCCGCTCGCTATGTTCGCGGCAGTAGCGCACGTACGCCAGGCCCACGGGTGTGCGCCCCTCTTTGGTGGGAGTGGCGTAGACCGGACCGACGCCCAGGTAATCGGCCCCGCCTGCGACGGCTTGTTGCGCCTCGGCCGGAGCGTGGGTCGATTGGCCAATGAGCAAACGCGGTCCCATCAAGGCCCGCGCCCGAGCGAGGGGCAGATCCTCCTGGCCGAGGTGCACCCCGTCGGCCCCGCAGGCCAGGGCCAGATCCACCCGGTCGTTGACGATCAACAGCGCCCCGTGGCGCAGGGTGACATCCCGCAACCTTAAAGCAATATCGAGTACGTCGCGGGCGGGCGCTTCTTTTTCGCGCAGTTGCACCAGCGGCAACCCCGCAGCCAGGGAGCGCTCCACGATCTCGACTAGATCGGGGTGCGGCGAGGTGACCAGATAGAGCCGGGCCGCCGCAAGCCGGGTGCGCAGATCGCTGCCGGTGGCGACACTCTCGAGGGTATAGACCCGGTAGCGCCATGCCTTGGCCGCCGCGGCCAGATCCGGCTCGGCGAGCTTGGCGTACTCTTCTAGGACGCGCAGGGCTTCTTGGATGCGGGCAAAATTGACCCGCACCACATCCAGAGTGCTGCTGCGCACCCCTTCGTCGGGGTGATCCAGCCCGGTGCCCGGGTCGTGGGGCGTGTCGCGGGCGGCGCGCAGCCGGTCGGTGTGAAAGCGGCCCAGTTGCTGGCGCAAGGCTTTGCACTCGGCGAGGGATGCGCCCGGACCGCCGCCGAAGCGCAGCCATTCCTCCACAACCCGCACGCCTTCGCGGGCGCGATCGAGATTAGCATCGAGAATTTTCAGAACCGCTTGCTCTTCCACAACCGCCATTGAAGCACCGCCGACGCTCCCTGCCCAGACCCGCCAAGAACGACTCTCCACCACCGCATTGCGGGGGGTGTCATTCTGTTGCTTTGCGCGGGGGAGAAAGCGCTAAATGTTGTGGATCATACCCGCAATTCAGGGTTTTGCCATGTTAATGTGGTGTCGCCGATAAGCTTTTATCCAGGCCGAATTTTTGAGGAGTGACGATGAAGTTCTCCGATACCGTGGTGCGTCGCCTGATGGGCTGGACGCTTGCTCTGTCGCTTTTGGGAACAGCTTCAGCAAGTATTGTTCAAGCCCAGTCAGATCTGGAGCGCGATTTGAGCATGACCTACGTCGACGCAGTCAACGGCGATGACAGCACCGCCGATGGCAGCAAACAAAAACCGTTCAAAACGATCACCCGGGCTATCACTGCCTCGCCTCCCGGGGTGACTTTGCAGTTGGCCGAGGGCGAATACTCCGAGGCCACCGGCGAACAGTTTCCCATCCAACTGGCCATGCGCAACCTGGTGGGCAATGAAGCGACCAAAGGCCAGGGCATCAAAATCGTCGGCGGCGGCAAGCACGTCAGCCCCACCTTCGCAAGCCAGGATGCGACGATCGTCGTCGGCAAAGAGGTAACCATCCGCGGCGTGACGATCACCAACCCGCGCAATCGGGGCAAGGGCCTCTGGATCGAATCGGTCAGCCCCGTGATCGCCCACAATTCTTTTATCGGCAGCCTGCACGACGGCATCTTCATCACCGGTGCCAGCAGCGCCAAAGTGGCCGACAATTACTTCTCAGGCAACATCGCCGACGGATTGACCGCCGCGGACCAGTCCACGCCGGTCATTGAGAACAACATCTTCGAGAAGACGGGATTTGCCATCAACGTCACCGGCCGCTCCCGACCGCAGATCGTAGGCAATACCGTGCGCGACAATGTCGACGGCATCGTCATCGAAGGCCGGTCCTTCCCGAAGCTGCGAAACAACACGATCACCGGCAACCGCCGCAGCGGCGTGGTCGTCGTGCTGCTCGCCTCCGCCGATATGGGCACCGAGAGCGAAGCGGGCAATAACACCTTCGCCGCCAACGGCCGCGCCGATGTCAACAACGTCACCCGCCCTGCCCTACCGCTGGTGGCGATGGGCAACAAGTGGGACAAACCGCGCCTCGAGGGACAGGTGACCGCCGAAGCGGAAATCATCGCCCTGGCCGCCCGCAACGTTGTCCCCAACGCCGGCTTCTGGGTGCTGGTCAGCAACACCAAACCGGCGCAACTGCGCGCCATCAAAGGGCTTGCGCTCAAGCCCAAATCCCATACCTACGAAGGCAAGCCCTACCAACAGGTAGGCACCTTCGGCTCCCAGGCGAGCGCCGATAAGCTGGTCGAGCAATTGAGCAAAAAAGGCTTTAACGCCATCGCTGTCCCGGCCGGCCAACCCACCGGCAGCAACCTGGCCACCACCAAACCCACCATCAGCCAGGCTCCCGCCAAACCGGCAATTGCACCGCAAGTCACCGCGAAGCCTGCCACCCCGGCGGTCGTCGCTGCCAAGGCGAGCCCAACAACCCCTCCTGAGACTCCCATCACGAAGACAGGCCCGCTCTCCCCTGGGGCACCCACCGTCAAAGCAAGCCCGGCTACTCCCGCAGCCCCCGTTGCCGCTCAGGTGAGCCCGGTTCCCCCTGCCGCGCCCAAAGCGAGCCCCGTCTCTCCTACGCCTGTGCCCTCTGCCACCGCTCCGGTAAGCCCGGTTTTACGGACACCCGTCGCTAAACCAGCCGCCGGTACCGCCGCCGCAACGGGGCCGAGTACCGCAACGCCGAGTGAAACCATAGCCGCCAAACCTGCCAGCGGTCCAGCCTACCGGGTATTGGTCACAGACAGCGGCAGCGCCGATCTCGATTTGCTCAAAGAGTTGGTGGCCAGGGTGATCCAGCAAACCTACGAGGGCAAGCCGGTGCTCCAGGTGGGCGTCTTCTCCTCCGAAGACAACGCCAACCGACTGGTGCAAACGCTCTCAGACAAAGGGTTTCGAGCCATTCTAGTCCCGGTGAACCAGCCCGGTTGAGCTGGTGCAGACAAAGAGGGCGGGAAGCAGTCGTTCCTCCCGCCCTCTTTGGGTATCGCCAGTGGCGCCGCTAGAGGCTGCGGCGCGCCATCAACTGGTCTTCGAGGGCCGCGATGCGGTTGTAGGCGGCGGTGAGTTGGGCTGTCAACCGCTGGATCTGGGCCTCGGGCGACAGCATCTTGCCATTTGCCGACGGCGGCCGTGAAGTCATCTCCTCTTCGGGGAGCACGTCTTTGATCGCGACCGGTCCGGGAGTACTGTTAGATTTCAAAGCAATGATCATTTGCTCTGGAAGCGTTTCTAGGGCGGCTTGCAGCTGCTCCAACTTGCCGTACAACCCATCTACCTTTTCTTGTAAACTTTCCATGCTGGCCGAACCCGCAAAAGATACCTTATTTTAGAAAGCTTCGCCTCTATGGTCCCGCGATTTTTGGTTTGTTTTAAGCTTGTGGGCGGTGGGCATCGAAGGCAAAAAAGGCCGCTGGAGAGCGATTCGGCCTTATTTTCTAAAGAAAACCCACAGCTTAGTCCGGGAATTTTCCAGAGAGAATCGCCCCGGGATTCCTATCAATTGTTGCTGGAGGGACCATGAAAATCGGGATCGTCGGCCTGGGTCTGATCGGAGGGTCGCTCGCCCACGATTTGAGCCGACACCACGAGATCACAGGCGTCTCGCGCTCGAGCGCCACCGTCGCTGAGGCGCTGTCCCAGGGCCTCATCCGCCAGGGCGGCGAGTCCCTTGGATTGCTCAAAGGCTGTGAACTGGTCTTTGTGTGTACACCGATCGGTCTCACCCTGGAGACGATCCGCGCGCTGGCAGCGGTTTTGTCGCCCGAGACCGTACTGACCGACGTGGCCTCGGTCAAAGCCGCCATCGTCCCGACGGCGGCGGCGCTGTGGCCGAATTTTGTGGGCGGCCACCCGATGGCGGGTAGTGAAGCGCAGGGACTCTCGGCCGCCCGGGCGGGGCTATTTCGCGGACGGCCCTATGTGCTTACCCCGACGCCGCGCACCCCGGCCGCCGCCTGCACCACCCTCGAAGACCTGGTGGGGGAGTTGGGTGCCCGGTTGGTGCGCACCGACCCGGAAACCCACGACCGGGCGGTGGCGCGCATCAGTCATCTGCCGGTGTTTGTCGGTGCTGCTTTGCTGTTGAACCTCGCTGCGAGCGGCGATCCGACCGCATCGACTCTGGCGAGCAGCGGTTTTTTTGACACCACCCGGGTCGGCGGCGGCAACCCACAGTTGGGGACGGCGATGGCCGAATGGAACCGTGCGGCATTGCTGGCGGAGTTGCGCTCCTACCGCGACCATCTGGGCCGGTTGGAGCAGGCGATCGATGCGGGTGACTGGCAAGCGGTGGAGCAACGGCTCGGCGAGTGCCGCAAGACCCGCCGCGAGGTCTTCGAGGACGGGATTTAAAATAACGTCAGTTCGGGATAAGGAAAGGCGGTCCGCCTAGGCTGGGATTAGCACATCACAAGCCACGGACCGCTCGCTATGCCCAGTCTAGAAGCGCTCTTTTGCCATGTCGATGACTTCTGCCAACGCTTCGAACCGCTCTGGCAGCAACAATTGCTCGACGATGGCCTGCGACACAGGCGACGGCCACGCCGACTCTGCCTCAGCGAAATCCTGACGATTCTGATTGCTTTTCACCAATCCGCCTACCGCCACTTCAAGGCCTTCTACACCGAAATGGTCTGCGCTTACTGGCGAAGCGCTTTTCCTGGACTGGTCAGCTACGCGCGCTTCGTCGAGTGGATGCCCTCTACCCTTATGCCGCTCAGTGCCTACCTGCGCCACTGTTTTGGCCCCTGCACCGGCATCAGTTTTATCGATTCGACTCCACTTGCCGTCTGCCATGTGCGCCGCGTCCACGCCCACAAAGTCTTTGTCGGTCTGGCCGCCTGGGGCAAAAGCTCGGTGGGCTGGTTTTACGGCTTCAAGCTGCACTTGGTGGTCAATGAGCGCGGCGAATTGCTGGCGATGAGCGTGACGGCTGGGAACACTGACGATCGCAAGCCTGTGCCTGAACTGCTCAAAGACTTGCACGGCAAAGTGTTTGGCGACCGCGGCTACATCAGCAGCAAGCTTGGCAGGCAATTGCGCGAGGAGCTGGGCATGGCGCTGATCACCAAGTTGCGGCGCAAGATGACCAATCGGCTGATGGTGATGACGGACAAACTGCTGTTGCGCAAGCGCGGGATCATCGAAGCAATCAATGACCAGTTGAAGAACATTTCGCAGATAGAGCACACCCGCCATCGCAGCGAAGTGAATTTTTTGGTGAACCTGGTGTGTGGGTTGATTGCCTACTGCCACAAACCGAACAAGCCGTCGGTGGCGTCTGATGCCGACCAGCTCAATGCTTAACCCGAACTGACGTTAAAATAGAAACAATTTCTGGAGGACCCGGCGATGGCGCGCACCCCGAACATTGCCCTGGTGGATTACGGCGTCGGTAACCTGCACTCGGCCCGCAAGGGCCTGGAGGCGATGGGAGCGCGGGTGACACTCAGCGGCCGGCCCCAGACCCTGACCGCCGCCGACGGCGTCGTGCTGCCGGGGGTGGGCTCCTTCGACACGGCGATTGCCCGGCTCAACGACCGGGGATTGGGAGAGACGATTATCCAACTGGTGCGCGCAGGACAGCCGATGCTGGGCATCTGCCTGGGGCTGCAGGTGCTCTTTGAATCCTCTGAAGAAGGACGACTGCCGGGCCTGGGGGTGCTGCCCGGTCGGGTGCGCCGCTTCCGGAGCGAACCCGGCCTCACCATTCCCCACATGGGTTGGAACCAACTGCACTTTGACAATCCCGATTGCTCGCTGTGGCGGGATCTGGCGGAGGGCAGTTGGGTTTACTTTGTACATTCTTACTACGTAGAGCCTGCCCACACCGAAGACTGCGCCGCCTCCGCCGTGCATGGCAGCCAGCGCTTCACCGCCGCCGTGTGCCGGGACAATCTGATGGCGGTGCAATTTCACCCGGAAAAGTCGGCGGACACGGGACTGCACATCCTCAAGAACTTTGTCGAGCGGGCCGCTTCGCGCAGCGCCGCCGAAGTAGCGGCCCGCTGAGCTACTCGCTCTCCAGCTTGAGGGTGGGCTCCGCCACCGCCCCGCCGATGTTTTTCAATTCGACAACGACGGCATCGGTGCTCTTCCAGCCCGCAGGCAGGACCACCTCGGCGCTCAAAGGCAGGGGGGCGGTGCGCTGAAAGGGTTTGAGCGCAAAATCTTTGGGGGCGTTGGCGAAGCGGCCGGCTTCACTGGTGGCAACCACCGGAAAGATCGACAGCGACAGCGGTGCGGCCCCCGGTCCCTCGACTACGACCTGCACCTTCTGGCCCGCCTGGCCCAGAAAGTGCACCCGCTCGTACTGGGTGGGCGGCAGTGTCAGGCGGCGCTCGCCGCCCGGTGCCATGGGCGTGCCGATGTTCTGGTTGCCGAGGGTGGCAGCCGGACCGTCGGCGCTGGACTGGCAGCCGGCCAGGACGGCGGCCGCCAGGGCGGCCGTTGCAAACCACTTACGAGGCATCGATGTGCTCCTTGCGCGCAAGGCGTTTGGGCCGGGGCCGGATCCGCAGCAAAAGCACAACCGCTGCGGCCAGGAGCGTCAGCACTTTGAGCGGCCAGCCCGACGCCCCCAACCACACAGCGTGCGCCAGCGCCAGCCCGGCCACCGGAAAGATCAGCCGATGCAGCGTCCGCCACTGCCGCCCCAACCGCCGGATCCAGCCGTTGGTGCTGGTGAGCGCCAGCGGCAGCATCAGGCCGAGGGCGGCAACGCCAAGCCAGGCGCCCAACCGTTCCTCGCCACCCAAAAAATCGAGGGCCTCCCAGTGCCCACCCAGCACATGCTCAAAGGTCAAGTAGGTATGGGCAGCGGCGAAGCCCAGGGCCGAAAGCCCCAGCCCGCGCCGCCAGGAAAGCAACAACTGCCGACCGAGGGCCGGGGCGCTAAGCACCAGCCCCAGGCAGGCGAGGGAAGCATAACCGTAGTACTCGCCCAGGCGCTGGCCCTGCAGATGGCCTCTGAACAAAATGAGCGTGACCGTCTCCAGCAGAGCGGCGACGATGTAGGCGGCCACCAGCACGGCGAGGGTGGTGAGCCAGGGAGTGTTGGCGCGGACCATGCTTCCAGTGTATTGGGCGAGAGTACCCTACTCGGAGGCGGTGACCACCTCGCGGCTCTGGCGGGAACGCCGCCGGGTCAGCGAGTTGAAGACCATCTGGCCGATGGCGCGAATCAGGCTGCCTTCGAGTTCTTCGAACAGGCGCATGTTGTAGCGGAACGCCTCGATCGCTTCCTCGGTGATCCGGCCGGCCAGCGGCCCATCGACCGGCAAGGTGTCGAGGGCCGCCCGGTATCCGGCTTTGAAGACACGGGCATCGGCAATCGCCTCAAAATCATAGAACGCGGTGCCGGTGCCGTTGCCCAGTCCCATCGCCCGCTGGGCGATTTCTTTGAGCACCTGGCCGCCGGACAGATCGCCCAGATAGCGGGTGTAGGAATGGGAGACCAGCAGAGCGGGCTCGGTGCGCGCCACGGTGCGGATGCGCTCGACGTAGCGCTCGGCCGCCGCCGAGGGACGCACCTGATCGGCCCAGCCGGGACCGTAGTAATAGCGCAAATCCGTCTCGATCGATGCGCGCCGATACAGTTCGGGGTAATAAAGCCCCCGCAGGACCGGATGATCGCGGTGCGCCTCCAGAGCATCCTCCAATGCGCCGTAGATAAAGTAGAAGTTGGCCATCAACTGACGGTAGGAGCTGCGCTCGACCGTACCCTTCAAAAAACACTTCACAAAACCGACATTCTCTGCCATCGTGTGGGCCTGGCGCGTGCCCTCACGCAGCATGACGGACAATGGCTCCATTCTGTTCTCCCTAAACTCCCTATGAATTGTGCCTTACCCTCCCGGCGGGAGCACAAGGGCAGCCCGGTGAAGGCCATTAAGAATTCTGAAGCGATTGCCCGCACCCCGGCAACTCCCAGCGCCTGCAGTGCTACGACGGCCGCGAAGCGTCGTAGAACACGGCTGTACAGGAGTGCATATCGCCCGAGTTGCCGATAGCAAAAGTCGAATCCGACCTTGATCTTGTTGTTATCAACAACCAAAATACTCTAGAATCAGCAGATAGATTCATTTCCACAGGAGTTGTCATGGGGGCAGTCGCAGGCAAGGAGTTGCTGCAGCTTATCAAACAGAATCCCGGACGGAGTGCCAAGCAGCTTGCTGAAATGGCCGGCTATACTACCACCACCAAGACCGGTCAGCAGCGCGTCAAGATGCTCGCCTTTCAAAACGCGGTGCTCCAGGCCAACAACATCAACCTCAGACCCGTCGAAGAAGAAGAGACCAACGGTGTGCGCGGCGGGCGCAAGGCGACTTATCGCATCCAGGTTCAACAGAACGGCAACCTGCTTATCGGTGCTGCCTATACCCGTCAAATGGGTCTTACACCCGGCACGACGTTCGAGATTCAAATCGGCCGCAAACACATCAAGCTGGTCCAGGTCGATACCGATGGGTCGCCGATCGAGTAGCTGGGGAGTGGCTGCCGCCGCCAAGCGCTCTGCCGGAGCAGGTGGGTGCGGGCAGCGGCTAGGTGCGAAGTTCTGCAATAATATTAATGATAGCGATGCTGTGTTTACAGTCGATGAAGGAAAGCCATGGCCCTGCTTGAGATCAAGTCCACCCGCGAGATCGCCAAGATGCGCGAAGCTGGCCGGATTGTGGCAACGGTTCTCAAAGAAATCATGGCCCTGGCCGAACCGGGCATGACCACCGGCGATCTCGACACCCACGCCGAGCGCCGCTGCGCCGATTTTGGCGTCATCCCCGCCTTCAAGGGTTACCACGGTTTTCCCGCCTGCATCTGCACGTCGATCAACCACGAGGTCGTCCACGGCATTCCGAGCGCCAAGCGTCGGCTCAAACCCGGCGATGTCCTCAAAGTCGACTTCGGGGCCATCTACGACGGCTGGCACGGTGATTCGTGCGTGACCATCGGCCTTGAGCCGCTGGCCGAGGAGGCCCGCACATTGATCCGGGTAGCTGAGGAGGCCCTCCTCAAGGGCATCCGCGAGGTGCGCCAGGGCGTACATCTGCAGCAGATCTCCGGGGCCATCCAGGACTACGTCGAAGGCTACGGCTTCTCGGTGGTTCGCCAGTACGTCGGCCACGGCGTCGGGCGCAACCTGCACGAGGAGCCCCAGGTGCCCAACTTTCGCACCCGGGAGATTCCCGATCCCAAGCTCAAGTCGGGTATGACCCTGGCCATCGAACCGATGGTCAACCTCGGCCACCATGCCACGCGCACGCTGGCCGATCGCTGGACGGTGGTCACCCTCGACAATTCGCTCTCAGCCCAGTTCGAACATACAGTTCTGGTCACCCGAGACGGCTACGAGATTCTTACCGACCGTTCGAAGGTCTGACCTTTATTCAGGAGTTGTCCTTGGCAAAGCA
Protein-coding sequences here:
- the bioF gene encoding 8-amino-7-oxononanoate synthase — protein: MADLYGWIRADLESLHRVGWYRTMRTHNGLAGPQMDVDGKPVLQFASNDYLGLSGDARLIEAACRAVRLYGAGATGSRLLSGEREVHCELERALAGWKGCDDCLVFSSGYLANLGTIPALVGKRDLVVGDEYNHACLRGGAELSGAVHRLYPHSDCSALESLLIEQRERHRRCLICTDSVFSMDGDLVDLARIAGLARRYECMLLVDEAHATGVLGPTGAGAVEQLGLTRSLVQMGTLSKALGSQGGYVCGSAELVDYLRNRARSFVYTTGLAPAATAAALVAVHIARTETSRRTLLRQNIDRLRAGIDEIGIAQLPGDAAILCLRVGNIETTQRFAGELFDAGIFAPAIRPPTVPTSRIRLSLMATHTEAMIDTLIAALTKVSSGFACS
- a CDS encoding M23 family metallopeptidase, which gives rise to MAPSRQPDLHSPLKNLRITSRFGMRVHPIRRTRRLHRGIDLRAPTGTPVYAAAGGAVEAAGRQGGYGNTVLIDHGGGWKTRYAHLDSIGVQAGAPVEAGKPIGHAGNTGLSKGPHLHFELLHNGRPVDPMPYLQAAIKPGRAASVAAAAKTILERRGYTDAQGTRSYRGHTYNFDKEGSRLTVSEPEGRGAILEVDGGRVLTDRVTARDATILGEVRRRLLAPPAPERQPGRVPLAVPDRPRPQALEHQPE
- a CDS encoding 50S ribosomal protein L25/general stress protein Ctc encodes the protein MTIQLTLKQRVTGAQPRAMRRAGRIPAVLYGHRGTQSLALELEQRTAEDLLKRVTINNTILPLKVERGWSGDVLLREVQHDAVGGKLLHLSFFAVAGHGSITLDLPLVFTGEAVGVKVDGGLLEKVITQLTVHTAPTEVPEAIEVDISTMQVGDMLYVRDLVLPPGIEVVNTPDLVVAHLTPSPTGRALESMEAAESATEQPGEQPATAAG
- the tilS gene encoding tRNA lysidine(34) synthetase TilS, producing MSLGSRLRPVLGLLPPGRGLLVAVSGGQDSLCLLKLLVDLVPERGWRLHVGHLDHRWRPGSERDARRVAALCNVWGVPFHLGIARTPPAGEAAARAWRYCWLEQIARGLALERVVTGHTLSDRAETVLFNLLRGSGGAGLGSLDWDRSLGGGVRLVRPLLGISRAETGAFCLAHDLPVCIDESNANVTFRRNRIRLELMPYLREHFNPMVEQTLARTGEILHAESELLESLLDGHWHSLVQDGRLHRNTLAALPLALQRRAVRRWLSVELGKQPSFEHIAAVLGCLNTPNRTRTSPLAHGLLVEVQGEWLGLVGG
- the thiS gene encoding sulfur carrier protein ThiS → MVETVCVNGEQRTFAPGTTISAMLAQLALEPRLLVIERNGDILHRQDWQKTTVAPGDRFEIVTVVGGG
- a CDS encoding thiamine phosphate synthase; this translates as MAVVEEQAVLKILDANLDRAREGVRVVEEWLRFGGGPGASLAECKALRQQLGRFHTDRLRAARDTPHDPGTGLDHPDEGVRSSTLDVVRVNFARIQEALRVLEEYAKLAEPDLAAAAKAWRYRVYTLESVATGSDLRTRLAAARLYLVTSPHPDLVEIVERSLAAGLPLVQLREKEAPARDVLDIALRLRDVTLRHGALLIVNDRVDLALACGADGVHLGQEDLPLARARALMGPRLLIGQSTHAPAEAQQAVAGGADYLGVGPVYATPTKEGRTPVGLAYVRYCREHSERPGFAIGGIDRSNLEAVIAAGAERVAVVRAIMAAEDPGRTTAWFLERLNRG